A single window of Gemmatimonadales bacterium DNA harbors:
- a CDS encoding Glu/Leu/Phe/Val dehydrogenase, with the protein MDIFEQMAVSDHEQLVYCREASSGYRGLIAVHNTTLGPALGGTRFWHYKSESDAVVDVLRLSRGMTYKAAVAGLSLGGGKSVVMADHGTQDREAIFRAHGRFIESLKGRYITAEDVGTSPADMDYIHLETEHVVGLQGRSGDPSPVTAYGVYQGIKASAKVKIGSDSLAGKTVAVQGCGHVGYYLCGYLHEEGARLVVTDIDTEKVKRVVEEFRARAVGLDEIYGVQADVFAPCALGSIINDATLKQLKVRIVAGGANNQLAEERHGDLLEQRGILYAPDYVINAGGLINVNSELEGWSAERAKRKAGEIYDTLLRLFELAKEEGIPTYRAADRLAERRIEAVAKLKRTWV; encoded by the coding sequence ATGGATATCTTCGAGCAGATGGCCGTGAGCGATCACGAGCAGCTGGTGTACTGCCGCGAGGCTTCCTCCGGGTATCGCGGCCTGATCGCCGTCCACAACACCACGCTCGGGCCGGCACTCGGGGGCACGCGCTTCTGGCACTACAAGTCCGAGAGCGACGCGGTCGTCGACGTGCTGCGCCTGTCGCGCGGGATGACCTACAAGGCGGCCGTCGCGGGCCTCTCCCTCGGCGGCGGCAAGTCGGTGGTGATGGCCGACCACGGGACCCAGGACCGGGAGGCGATCTTCCGCGCGCACGGCCGGTTCATCGAGTCCCTGAAGGGGCGCTACATCACCGCGGAGGACGTGGGCACCAGCCCGGCGGACATGGACTACATCCACCTCGAGACCGAGCACGTGGTGGGGCTGCAGGGCCGCTCCGGCGACCCGTCGCCCGTGACCGCCTACGGCGTGTACCAGGGCATCAAGGCGAGCGCGAAGGTGAAGATCGGCAGCGACAGCCTGGCCGGGAAGACGGTGGCGGTGCAGGGCTGCGGGCACGTGGGGTACTACCTGTGCGGGTACCTGCACGAGGAGGGCGCGCGCCTGGTGGTCACCGACATCGACACCGAGAAGGTCAAGCGGGTGGTGGAGGAGTTCCGCGCCCGGGCGGTGGGGCTCGACGAGATCTACGGGGTGCAGGCCGACGTGTTCGCCCCGTGCGCGCTGGGCTCGATCATCAACGACGCGACGCTGAAGCAGCTCAAGGTCAGGATCGTGGCGGGCGGCGCCAACAACCAGCTGGCCGAGGAGCGGCACGGCGACCTGCTGGAGCAGCGCGGCATCCTGTACGCGCCCGACTACGTCATCAACGCGGGCGGGCTGATCAACGTGAACAGCGAGCTGGAGGGCTGGTCGGCGGAGCGCGCCAAGCGGAAGGCGGGCGAGATCTACGACACGCTGCTCCGGCTGTTCGAGCTGGCGAAGGAAGAGGGCATTCCCACGTATCGCGCCGCGGACCGCTTGGCCGAGCGGCGCATCGAGGCGGTGGCCAAGCTGAAGCGGACCTGGGTATGA
- a CDS encoding acyl-CoA dehydrogenase family protein, producing MSATAVRPEEQEQILQLVRDFAAEHIAPRAARWDAEKHFDRDVIDRLGALGFLGMLVPEAWDGLGLDTLTYLKAVEEIAAADASVAVSVAVHNSLPSQMLLRHGSEAQKDRWLRPMARGERLAAFALSEADAGSDAAALRSRAERRGDGWVLNGAKAWVSNGGTADLVFAMARTDGGEGRGARGIGCFIVPTDSPGYVVGKAEDKMGLRASNTTAVYFQDLVLGGDHLLGEAGAGFVYALEALDSGRMGIAAQACGIARSALEHACRYAAQRRQFGRAIREFEAIQFKLADMATRLAAARCLLHEAARRRDAGERVTAWAAMAKLHCSETAMWVATQAVQVFGGYGYMRDYPVERLMRDAKATEIYEGTSEIQRVVVARELLSSST from the coding sequence GTGAGCGCGACGGCGGTCCGCCCCGAGGAGCAGGAGCAGATCCTGCAGCTGGTGCGCGACTTCGCGGCCGAGCACATCGCGCCGCGCGCGGCGCGCTGGGACGCGGAGAAGCACTTCGACCGGGACGTGATCGACCGGCTGGGCGCGCTCGGCTTCCTGGGGATGCTGGTGCCGGAGGCGTGGGACGGGCTGGGGCTCGACACGCTCACCTACCTCAAGGCCGTCGAGGAGATCGCCGCGGCGGACGCGTCGGTCGCGGTGTCGGTCGCGGTGCACAACTCGCTGCCGAGCCAGATGCTGCTGCGCCACGGGAGCGAGGCGCAGAAGGACCGCTGGCTGCGCCCGATGGCGCGGGGCGAGCGGCTGGCGGCGTTCGCACTCTCGGAGGCCGACGCCGGCTCCGACGCGGCGGCCCTGCGGAGTCGCGCCGAGCGGCGCGGCGACGGCTGGGTTCTCAACGGCGCCAAGGCGTGGGTCAGCAACGGCGGGACCGCGGACCTCGTGTTCGCGATGGCGAGGACCGACGGTGGCGAGGGACGGGGCGCCCGCGGCATCGGCTGCTTCATCGTCCCGACCGACTCGCCGGGCTACGTGGTCGGCAAGGCCGAGGACAAGATGGGCCTGCGGGCCTCGAACACCACCGCGGTGTACTTCCAGGACCTGGTCCTCGGCGGGGACCATCTGCTGGGCGAGGCCGGCGCCGGATTCGTGTACGCGCTCGAGGCGCTGGACAGCGGCCGGATGGGCATCGCGGCGCAGGCCTGCGGGATCGCGCGCTCGGCGCTGGAGCACGCGTGTCGCTACGCGGCCCAGCGCCGGCAGTTCGGGCGCGCCATCCGGGAATTCGAGGCCATCCAGTTCAAGCTGGCCGATATGGCCACGCGGCTGGCCGCGGCGCGCTGCTTGCTGCACGAGGCGGCGCGGCGCCGCGACGCGGGCGAGCGGGTGACCGCGTGGGCGGCGATGGCGAAGCTGCACTGCTCCGAGACCGCGATGTGGGTGGCCACCCAGGCCGTGCAGGTCTTCGGGGGCTACGGGTACATGCGGGACTATCCGGTCGAGCGGCTGATGCGCGACGCCAAGGCGACGGAGATCTACGAGGGCACATCCGAGATCCAGCGCGTGGTCGTCGCACGCGAGCTGCTGTCATCCTCCACCTGA
- a CDS encoding 3-hydroxybutyryl-CoA dehydrogenase: protein MAVVGAGTMGNGIAHIFAQHGWDVALVDVARPALERAVATIGGNLDRQVKKGTLTAEQRTAALGRITTATEVAAVAGAELVVEAAVESEAVKLALFAELDRAAPAGAVLASNTSSISITALGARTARPEAVIGMHFMNPVPVMALVEVIRGQATADWAAARVMAVARELGKTPVEVSDYPGFVSNRVLMPMINEAVFCLMEGVATAESIDTVMRLGMNHPLGPLALADLIGLDTCLAILEVLHRGLGDDKYRPCPLLRRLVAAGRLGRKSGRGFYDYRAQATA, encoded by the coding sequence ATGGCGGTGGTCGGCGCCGGCACCATGGGCAACGGCATTGCGCACATCTTCGCCCAGCACGGCTGGGACGTGGCGCTGGTGGACGTCGCGCGACCCGCCCTCGAGCGGGCCGTCGCCACGATCGGGGGCAACCTCGACCGCCAGGTGAAGAAGGGCACGCTCACGGCCGAGCAGCGCACGGCCGCCCTCGGCCGCATCACCACGGCCACCGAGGTCGCCGCGGTCGCCGGCGCGGAGCTGGTGGTCGAGGCCGCGGTCGAGAGCGAGGCCGTCAAGCTCGCGCTGTTCGCCGAGCTGGACCGCGCCGCCCCCGCCGGCGCGGTGCTGGCGAGCAACACCAGCTCGATCTCGATCACGGCGCTCGGCGCCCGCACGGCGCGCCCCGAGGCGGTGATCGGGATGCACTTCATGAACCCGGTCCCGGTGATGGCGCTGGTCGAGGTCATCCGCGGCCAGGCCACCGCGGACTGGGCGGCCGCCCGGGTGATGGCGGTGGCGCGCGAGCTGGGGAAGACGCCGGTGGAGGTGAGCGACTACCCCGGGTTCGTGTCCAACCGCGTGCTCATGCCGATGATCAACGAGGCCGTGTTCTGCCTGATGGAGGGCGTGGCCACGGCCGAGTCCATCGACACGGTGATGAGGCTCGGGATGAACCATCCCCTGGGCCCGCTCGCGCTGGCGGACCTGATCGGGCTGGACACCTGCCTCGCCATCCTCGAGGTGCTGCACCGCGGGCTCGGCGACGACAAGTACCGTCCCTGCCCGCTGCTGCGGCGCCTGGTCGCGGCGGGCCGGCTGGGCCGCAAGAGCGGCCGCGGCTTCTACGACTACCGGGCGCAGGCCACGGCGTGA
- a CDS encoding biotin transporter BioY — protein MTLVSSAAERSPARARARAAASVLAGVLLVALASQLAVPLPGTPVPLTLQPLAVLLVGGLLGPLPGAAAMVLYLALGAAGLPVFTPFGAPGLLRLLGPTGGYLLAFPVAAAVVGWVTARGTGWLRLLAGPLLGMVAIHAGGLAQLVALTGSARAAFAAGVVPFALGDALKVLVAALVLRRAAGRTRALG, from the coding sequence ATGACCCTCGTCTCGTCCGCTGCCGAACGGTCTCCCGCCCGCGCGCGCGCGCGCGCCGCGGCCTCCGTCCTGGCCGGCGTGCTGCTGGTCGCGCTGGCCTCGCAGCTGGCGGTGCCGCTCCCCGGCACGCCGGTGCCGCTGACCCTGCAGCCGCTCGCGGTGCTGCTGGTGGGCGGGCTTCTGGGGCCGCTTCCCGGGGCGGCCGCGATGGTGCTCTACCTCGCGCTGGGCGCCGCGGGCCTGCCCGTGTTCACCCCGTTCGGCGCGCCGGGGCTGCTGCGGCTGCTCGGGCCCACCGGCGGCTACCTCCTGGCGTTCCCCGTGGCCGCCGCCGTCGTGGGATGGGTCACGGCGCGGGGGACCGGCTGGCTCCGCCTCCTCGCCGGTCCGCTGCTCGGCATGGTCGCGATCCACGCCGGCGGCCTGGCGCAGCTCGTCGCGCTCACGGGCAGCGCGCGGGCGGCCTTCGCGGCGGGCGTGGTCCCCTTCGCGCTGGGCGATGCGCTGAAGGTGCTGGTCGCCGCGCTGGTGCTGCGGCGGGCGGCGGGTCGGACGCGGGCGCTCGGGTGA
- a CDS encoding acetyl-CoA C-acetyltransferase has translation MMATLDPRTTPVIVSAVRTPIGRFLGGLAPLAAPALGALAIREAVRRAGVAAGDVEDVIMGNVVQGGVGQAPARQAAIGAGLPGTVPAVTINKVCGSGLKAVMLAAQAVRAGDAACVVAGGMESMSNAPYYLFGLRSGVKLGNQTMVDGVIHDGLWCSFGDCHMGAYAEYTAQKAGVSREDQDRFALESHRRAVAAQDAGRFAGEIVPVEVRDRKGTVTVAKDEAPRADTTLEALGKLKPAFQKDGSVTAGNAPGLNDGASALVVTSLAFAQAHGLKPLARITAYATGGGEPRDLFFAPIVAVQHLMRKEGKTIADYDLVEANEAFAVQALADGRALGWDWARVNVNGGAVALGHPIGASGARVLTTLLYAMRERSATTGLATLCLGGGNAVALSVERLT, from the coding sequence ATGATGGCCACCCTCGATCCCCGCACGACGCCGGTCATCGTGAGCGCGGTGCGCACGCCCATCGGCCGCTTCCTGGGCGGCCTCGCGCCGCTCGCGGCGCCCGCGCTCGGCGCGCTTGCCATCCGCGAGGCGGTGCGGCGCGCCGGCGTCGCGGCCGGCGACGTCGAAGACGTGATCATGGGCAACGTGGTGCAGGGGGGCGTGGGCCAGGCGCCCGCGCGCCAGGCCGCGATCGGCGCCGGCCTCCCCGGCACGGTGCCCGCCGTCACCATCAACAAGGTCTGCGGGTCAGGGCTGAAGGCGGTGATGCTCGCCGCGCAGGCCGTCCGGGCCGGCGACGCGGCTTGCGTGGTGGCGGGCGGGATGGAGTCGATGTCGAACGCGCCCTACTACCTGTTCGGCCTGCGCAGCGGCGTGAAGCTCGGCAACCAGACGATGGTGGACGGCGTCATCCACGACGGCCTGTGGTGCTCGTTCGGCGACTGCCACATGGGCGCCTACGCCGAGTACACCGCCCAGAAGGCGGGCGTGTCGCGCGAGGACCAGGACCGCTTCGCGCTCGAAAGCCACCGGCGCGCGGTCGCGGCGCAGGACGCGGGCCGCTTCGCGGGCGAGATCGTGCCGGTCGAGGTGCGCGACCGGAAGGGCACGGTCACGGTGGCGAAGGACGAGGCCCCGCGCGCGGACACCACGCTGGAGGCGCTCGGCAAGCTCAAGCCCGCGTTCCAGAAGGACGGCTCGGTCACGGCGGGCAACGCGCCCGGCCTCAACGACGGCGCCAGCGCGCTGGTCGTGACGTCGCTCGCGTTCGCGCAGGCGCACGGGTTGAAGCCGCTGGCCCGCATCACGGCGTACGCCACCGGCGGAGGCGAGCCCCGGGACCTGTTCTTCGCGCCGATCGTCGCCGTGCAGCACCTGATGCGGAAGGAAGGGAAGACCATCGCGGACTACGACCTGGTCGAAGCCAACGAGGCGTTCGCGGTGCAGGCGCTGGCCGACGGGCGCGCCCTGGGCTGGGACTGGGCCCGCGTCAACGTGAACGGCGGCGCGGTGGCCCTGGGACACCCGATCGGCGCGAGCGGCGCGCGGGTGCTGACCACGCTGCTCTACGCCATGCGCGAGCGGTCGGCGACGACCGGCCTCGCGACCCTGTGCCTCGGCGGCGGGAACGCCGTCGCCCTCTCGGTGGAGCGCCTGACATGA
- the thrS gene encoding threonine--tRNA ligase — protein MSQELVLRLPDGSERRVPPGTTPRAVAQAIGPGLARAAVAARLDGQIVELDRPLQSSGPFAILTDKDPDALFVLRHSAAHVLATAVRRLFPEAGIGFGPPIDDGFYYDFEVPRPFTPEDLEKIEAEMRQVVAADWPIEREVVSRDEARKRFAADPLKLERLAEIGDGEVISVYRDGPFEDLCRGPHLASTGRLQHFKLLHAAGAYWRGDEKRQMLQRIYGTAWFAKADLDAYLRRLEEARKRDHRLLGRQLDLYSIQELVGPGLVFWHPKGAMLQFQLRRFIEDVLLERGNQLVYTPHITREQLFLKSGHLPIYAENQFPAMAAGEGEGEDVRYRVKPMNCPGHILVYASRQRSYRDLPLRLSEIANVYRNERSGTLHGMLRVRGLTMDDGHIFLRPDQIEEEIFALLDIVELVMGKTFGLAYRLDLATRPEKKLGADEQWEQAERALEAALKRRGVTYRLDAGGGAFYGPKIDIKFDDAIGREWQGATIQLDFQLPERFQLEYTGADNKPHRPVMIHRAIYGTMERFIGFLIEHFAGAFPLWLSPEQVRVLPISDAQTAAAAAFRARLQAAGIRAALDDRSDTLNYRIREAELEKVPYMAVIGAREAEGGTVAVRIRGAGKKQEVVTQDAFLARVTDEVRTRARGP, from the coding sequence ATGAGCCAGGAGCTCGTCCTCAGACTCCCCGACGGATCGGAGCGGCGCGTCCCCCCCGGGACCACGCCGCGGGCCGTCGCACAGGCCATCGGCCCGGGCCTCGCCCGCGCGGCGGTGGCCGCGCGTCTCGACGGCCAGATCGTGGAGCTGGACCGTCCGCTGCAGTCGTCCGGTCCGTTCGCGATCCTCACCGACAAGGATCCGGATGCGCTGTTCGTGCTCCGGCACTCGGCGGCGCACGTGCTGGCGACCGCGGTGCGGCGGCTGTTTCCCGAGGCGGGCATCGGCTTCGGCCCCCCGATCGACGACGGCTTCTACTACGACTTCGAGGTGCCGCGCCCGTTCACCCCGGAGGACCTCGAGAAGATCGAGGCCGAGATGCGGCAGGTGGTCGCGGCCGACTGGCCGATCGAGCGGGAGGTGGTGAGCCGGGACGAGGCCCGCAAGCGGTTCGCGGCGGACCCGTTGAAGCTCGAGCGCCTGGCCGAGATCGGCGACGGCGAGGTGATCTCGGTCTACCGCGACGGCCCGTTCGAGGACCTGTGCCGCGGCCCGCACCTGGCCAGCACCGGCCGGCTCCAACACTTCAAGCTGCTGCACGCGGCGGGTGCGTACTGGCGCGGCGACGAGAAGCGGCAGATGCTGCAGCGCATCTACGGCACCGCCTGGTTCGCCAAGGCGGACCTCGACGCGTACCTGCGCCGGCTCGAGGAGGCGCGCAAGCGGGACCATCGGCTGCTCGGGCGCCAACTCGACCTGTACAGCATCCAGGAGCTGGTGGGGCCGGGCCTGGTCTTCTGGCACCCCAAGGGCGCGATGCTCCAGTTCCAGCTGCGCCGGTTCATCGAGGACGTGCTCCTGGAGCGCGGCAACCAGCTGGTGTACACGCCGCACATCACCCGCGAGCAGCTGTTCCTCAAGTCGGGCCACCTGCCGATCTACGCGGAGAACCAGTTCCCGGCGATGGCGGCGGGCGAGGGCGAGGGCGAGGACGTGCGCTACCGGGTGAAGCCGATGAACTGTCCCGGGCACATCCTGGTGTACGCGTCGCGCCAGCGCAGCTACCGGGACCTGCCGCTCCGGCTCTCGGAGATCGCCAACGTCTACCGCAACGAGCGGTCGGGGACGCTGCACGGGATGCTGCGGGTGCGCGGCCTCACGATGGACGACGGGCACATCTTCCTCAGGCCGGACCAGATCGAGGAGGAGATCTTCGCGCTGCTCGACATCGTGGAGCTGGTGATGGGGAAGACCTTCGGCCTGGCCTACCGGCTCGACCTCGCCACCCGGCCCGAGAAGAAGCTCGGCGCCGACGAGCAGTGGGAACAGGCCGAGCGGGCGCTCGAGGCGGCCCTCAAGCGGCGCGGCGTGACCTACCGTCTCGACGCCGGCGGCGGCGCGTTCTACGGGCCGAAGATCGACATCAAGTTCGACGACGCGATCGGCCGCGAGTGGCAGGGCGCGACCATCCAGCTCGACTTCCAGCTGCCGGAGCGGTTCCAGCTCGAGTACACGGGGGCCGACAACAAGCCGCACCGGCCGGTGATGATCCACCGCGCCATCTACGGGACGATGGAGCGGTTCATCGGCTTCCTGATCGAGCACTTCGCGGGCGCGTTCCCGCTGTGGCTCTCGCCCGAGCAGGTGCGGGTGCTGCCGATCAGCGACGCCCAGACCGCGGCGGCCGCGGCGTTCCGGGCGCGGCTGCAGGCCGCCGGCATCCGCGCCGCGCTCGACGACCGCAGCGACACGCTGAACTACCGCATCCGCGAGGCGGAGCTGGAGAAGGTCCCGTACATGGCGGTGATCGGCGCACGCGAGGCGGAGGGCGGCACGGTCGCCGTGCGCATCCGCGGCGCCGGGAAGAAGCAGGAGGTCGTGACCCAGGACGCGTTCCTCGCGCGGGTGACCGACGAGGTGCGCACGCGCGCACGAGGTCCATGA
- a CDS encoding BON domain-containing protein, with protein MSRHEDRSRFTIGDLLLLATGAGLGLVAGYFAAERVGRVNARRVAGALERWTARARPPRQRWTDEDAERLESRVLDALRRDAVLGRRAVRVRVLEGGIVELAGRVRSAGEVSLAGEVVRAVAGVRTVLNHLLVPGADGEARAVPGPSTPLAARS; from the coding sequence GTGTCGCGCCACGAGGACCGCTCCCGATTCACCATCGGCGACCTGCTGCTGTTGGCGACCGGCGCGGGGCTCGGCCTCGTGGCCGGGTACTTCGCCGCCGAGCGGGTGGGCCGGGTGAACGCTCGGCGGGTCGCGGGGGCGCTGGAGCGGTGGACGGCGCGGGCCCGCCCGCCCAGGCAGCGGTGGACCGACGAGGACGCCGAGCGACTGGAGTCGCGGGTCCTGGACGCGCTGCGCCGCGACGCCGTCCTGGGGCGCCGCGCGGTGCGGGTGCGGGTGCTGGAAGGCGGCATCGTCGAGCTCGCCGGGCGGGTCAGGAGCGCCGGCGAGGTCAGCCTCGCCGGCGAGGTGGTGCGGGCCGTGGCCGGGGTCCGCACGGTGCTCAATCATCTGCTGGTGCCGGGAGCGGACGGCGAGGCCCGGGCGGTGCCGGGGCCGAGCACGCCGCTGGCCGCGCGCAGCTGA